From the genome of Salvia splendens isolate huo1 chromosome 7, SspV2, whole genome shotgun sequence:
ACGCAAACACGTAGGTTTCGAGCCTGGCATTCGGCCTCAGCGGCGTCCCCTCACTCCGCATCTGCCTCCTCAGAATATTCCTATTATAAACGGCGGCGTTTTGCAGCGTGGCGCCGACCTCGTTCACATCCCCCCGCGACGGCCACCCGGTCTCGGACACCCGGACCTCGACCCCCCCGAACCCGAGCCTCGCCATAGCGAAGACGACCGCGTCCACCTGCGCGTAGAGCATGTTGTCGTAATGCAGCCTCGTGTTCGGGTCCACCATCCCCGGGTTATTCGGGTTGAGCAAAACGTAGTCGATCGGGATCTTGCTCGGGCTGTCCTTGTACGCGAAATACGGGTAGGCATTGATCCAGAAGGGGGCTTTCGTGGCTGCCAGAAACTGCAAAAACTGCGGCATTACGGCGGCGAGCTCCGGCCGGAAGCTGCCGGCCGACGGCGGGAAGGATTCTTGTAAAACGGCGAGGTTGTTTGGGGTGGAGACTTTGATGAATTGGTCGAGGGAGAGGCGGGAGAGGGCGGAGTGGATGCTGACCATTGACGGGACGAGGTAGGAGATGAGGGTGGTGTCGTCGCCGGTGTAGACCTCGTTGCCGACGGCGATCTCGGTGATTTTGGTGGCGGGGTAGTAGGGTTTGATTTTGGTTTGGACCCATTGGAGGGCTTGGTTGGGGTCCATTAGGGTGGCGAGGAGGCCGTTTTCGACGGTCACGATGAGCTCCACGTTGGAGTTGGCGAATGCGGCTAGGATTTCCGGGTTCGTGTCGTAGATTCTGGCTTTGCTCAGCTTTAGGGACCGGAGGAGTTCGAGAACCTTCTCCGGCGGCGGGAGGTTGTTCCCCACTTGACCGTAGTTTATGCCTAGTGATTTTGCTTCTTGTAGCAATCCCAACCCTGTTGGAGGGAAAATTacttttaaaatagaaacacgGGTACAAGGTAAATTGTCGGAAAAAACACTGAATTTGGTCAATTTCTGGTTAATCGCGTAATCTTAAAGTGATTGATCGTATCATAAATTTAAcattatttgcttcttatatgAAATCGAAACATGTTATTATTACAAACGTTAGTTGGtgggaaaataatttttaaaaagaaaaattgtcgaaaaaaaaatcaactagAAAAGTCGGGACAATCGAATTTCTTCTCAATTAATGATGACGACCGTCGACCACATACAAGTTCAACGAAAATTTTAGTTAGTTTTTCCGGTTATATTTAAAGTCGTGGGACAGACTGGAATTTAACcaaatttaatgatttttttaccGCAATTAGcatttgaatttgaaaataaaaataaaagaatgtgATCACGTCATCACTCAGACACATGCAAACAAACATCGGAAGACTTGAAAAGAGAGGGAGGGTGATATAAGTGTTACCTGATAAAGCGAGAAAGAATCCAAGAAGAATATGTAAGGAGGAGGTGTTGGTGGGAGGATTTGCCATGACAGACTTAACTTTACCTTTTCTTCTTTAATTGTTGTTGAGACTTGAGAGAAGAGTGAAAAGTTGGAGAGAGGGAGATTGGAGAATAAATGAAGAAAGGGGGGGAATGAAATGTAGAGAGAGGGGGAGTTTATATAGGATTTGGGATGACAATACTTTTCTTTACTTGTTTGTTTTTGTAGTATATTAGGGTGGGGGGTTTTCAAGTTGGGTGGGTTGCCTAAGGCACATAACATTACATAGCCTTAATTAGTTGTTTTGAATAATCAATGTTTCTTCTGATTGTCCTAACTTGTCTTTTTATTGAGGCCATCTGATCTGCCCATCACTTTGTTTGCtcaaaagaaaattaattacaaaTCATTTACTAATTCTTTCTGTTTTTTAAATAGGTGATTCTTCATTTATTGCCTGTTGACTGGAATTCTCAATTTATTAGATGAAAAACCAAATAAGCTCCACTTAATAATTgaatatttgtatttatatatcacccatttcttgaaaattttaaagGCCGTTATTAGTTCATAATTGGAACGAGTCACTTCAAATGTGACAATTCaaaaaatatgagacattttAAATGGGACGAGTAGAAAACATATTTAAGAGGCAAGGCAAAATGTTTAATTTTCTTACTAAAAAGTTAGCCTATAGATAATgtggaatatttttttattgaaacaTAGTGGAAGCAGGGCAAAAGGTTTAATTTTCTTACTAAAATTTATCCTACAGACATGTATGAATATTTTTCTATCGAACTTTACATATGTCTGAATAGTTAAGGAGGAAATGTCAACCACATACTACATAATTACTGTTGGCTATTCAAAAAGTAGTTTGCTATTCTAGACAATTTTTGGACCGGGGAAGATGAACCTTAAATTGTAGCTACTTTGATATGTTTGTTGGGGAAATGTCTGTCTAATTGTTGACATAACAAATGGGCACacatgaaggtgtttgattataGTCGGGATAGCCAACTCCTATGGCTCCGATATGAAAAATCAGCCTTATTCAGAGTAAAGATgaataactttaaaatatacttagATAATGAATCTCTGCATAGAATTGTATTAGAACGACAACATAACACCAATGAAGACCCTTATAGACTATCCTCATCAGTGACCCTCACCCAACTCAACCTCAATcaactttttaataaaatactcATTTCTTTTTCATCCACGTATACAACCCCAACTTATTAGGACTTTTACTTCCATCAATGATCCCAACTCAACCCcaatacatatttttttttcatatacttttaattaatataaattttataattttattcaaatatatttacaaaactcatataaaatttatataaattattttatcattcaaatttataataaaattattacacATTCATATATAATTGAAGTACAACATAATAAAAAGacacaaataaaagaaatacggtacaataaataaaaaataaacattgaATAATAATCAttgaatgaaataaattaataattaaaagtaataaaatattttaatattcaaCCAATAAAAATAAGACATGTGGGTAACACCAAATAATGAGGGGgttgaattaatttattttacaagtatttttatttattgttattttgtcTTTCTATGTGTGACATTGCTTCCAATGTTACCGATGGAAGTAGTCTTAGATTTAGAAGCAGATTTAATCTCAGTCTGCCACGTGGCAGGCTTGCTTGCTtatgtatcgcagattgcttggAGCCATACGTTGAGTTACTTGCCTATGTATCACAATATTGCTTGCCTATGTATAACAGATTGTTTGTCtagattgtcattttaattatagtGTCATCATAGGGCTATGATTTTGTATCGCAGATTGCTAGAAACCATATTCAGAGttgcttgcctatgtatcgGAGATTGCATGCTACATTGTTGTCAAGTTGTCACTTTAAAACTGGTGTCAACCTAGCGTACCCCTCtcgacacacacacacacacacacacacacatatatatatatatatatatatatatatatatatatatatatatatatatatatatatatatatatttatatatattactattTCCCGAGTAAACAAGCATAGGTTATGCTTTCAATTAAAAAGCATAATAATATATACAACATTCATTTGTGTGTTAAATAATATATTTGCGTATGAGAATTAATCGATCTTGATCATCCATCAATCAACTACTAATCTACTATGGACTAGATTAGTTTATAGTTTACAATGGGTGTTTTTATATATGAATGaatattaaaatagaaaattttagaaactattGATCTTGTTTCTTATGAATGCATTTTTCAATGTACTATTGTACATTTTGTATGATAATTGTGAATCATAAAAAATGTTGATACAAAGTAAATTTTATTTGAACCTGCTCTTCCTATAAGATTATTATAATACAAACTTTTACTCCTATAAAAGCAATTAAACAATCTAACTTTCCCGGGTAAGTAGTAACTACTAATGTTTACactaattttcattttcaaaaaaatgaaaaaaaaatatttctcaaCCTTTTTTCAAGGTGGATAGAAGAATAGTAATGGACCACGTTGACACACATGCATAGAAGTGATGACGGCAAAAGCGCAATCTAATTAGTATAATCCTAGCCATAACCGTGAAATCTTGAAATTCAtagttatattaattttataaaattatcatGACGCTCCCCATTATCGATAGCTTAATCAgagtaaaaacaataataattaaTGATGAGCAATAAGGACAAAGTACTTGGTGGGATCAGAACAATATTAATGTGGGATTAGTAAAGTTTATGAGAAGGTCTCTTGACaagagtgatgatgatattGTGGCTTGTcataatttcaattaaataaaagtcaATTCCTTTAATTTGCAAgtaatttaatactaatatatttaaCTTATCAAAAAAaccactccctccgtccccttgTAGTAGAAtcgtttcattttgagcactcattttgacaaaatgataataaatagttcaaatgagaattggtaaagtaaaatagaaaataatatatataagagtcttatctatattattctttttctcagtttactttttctctactttaactatttatttcatttttccaaaacgagtgttaaaaatgaaacgtcttTAATGCAGAGGAACGGAAAGAGTACTATTTTCTTATGATTATTATACCCTATCACATATTAAATTTTCTCTAAAGTAGAAAGGAGTAATACGAGCATCCACAACGACTCTTCTCCCTTGGTTGTTGGGCATCTTGTGCGGCTCATCCCAGTTAAGAAGTTGACTGCTCGCATTAGCCTGAAATACGACCCATGAGCTTGTGAGTTAATATAGTGATAAAGTGGTTAATGACTGAGCTCATCGTGACGCAACACTCTGCCCTATAAGCTCAGAGGTCGAATCCCAAATCCAACACATTTTCTCTTTTCCTAATCAATTTCAattctttttttccatttttttccttttaaaattaaaattgtaatttt
Proteins encoded in this window:
- the LOC121811680 gene encoding glucan endo-1,3-beta-glucosidase 14-like; translation: MANPPTNTSSLHILLGFFLALSGLGLLQEAKSLGINYGQVGNNLPPPEKVLELLRSLKLSKARIYDTNPEILAAFANSNVELIVTVENGLLATLMDPNQALQWVQTKIKPYYPATKITEIAVGNEVYTGDDTTLISYLVPSMVSIHSALSRLSLDQFIKVSTPNNLAVLQESFPPSAGSFRPELAAVMPQFLQFLAATKAPFWINAYPYFAYKDSPSKIPIDYVLLNPNNPGMVDPNTRLHYDNMLYAQVDAVVFAMARLGFGGVEVRVSETGWPSRGDVNEVGATLQNAAVYNRNILRRQMRSEGTPLRPNARLETYVFALFNEDMKPGPTSERNYGLFQPDGTMAYNVGLSALSTTSSTSTSTSSSSSPASISLTSAATKVKRRGYSSLPYSIVIYLLGFQVFMRRQC